Proteins found in one Bordetella genomosp. 11 genomic segment:
- a CDS encoding AMP-binding protein, with protein sequence MLDLGRTFLQSVERSPDAPAIADGTLVRTYGLWHADIAALAAGLDALGLRRGDRVLAVLQNRFEMATLHWACQFKGIVVTPLNWRAKPDEVEYCARDAQVRAVFYEPVSAESVLGSPAAASLPKVAAGGAPGALVTFEALLAAHAGAALVPQAQADDFSLMLYTSGTTGKPKGVPRRHRHERAAALAHVAQNLYRRGERTLGVMPLYHTMGVRSLLSMAMVDGLFACLPKFDTGLALAAIAEHRLTCLYLVPTLYHDMLAHRERHGGDVSSVTKLGFAGAPMHDALLQRLKAVFAPELFVNHYGSSEVYTCAVDPDASRKPGSAGRAGINTRLRVMRLGASSPDAIAPRGEEGEIIADLMGDEAFEGYWNRPDANAKSMLDGWYRTGDTGYIDEDGDLFVTGRVDDMIISGGENISPVDIESVLSLHPAVDEVAVAGLPDERWGQRVVAFVKRHAPVDEAALDAHCRQSDLLNFKRPREYVFVQAIPKSPVGKVLRRKLIAGEYDADRAAAAGPSASAEPSAASAPAGGKSA encoded by the coding sequence TTTCTGCAAAGCGTTGAGCGCAGCCCCGACGCGCCGGCAATCGCCGACGGGACGCTCGTGCGCACCTATGGGCTATGGCACGCCGACATCGCCGCGCTCGCGGCGGGCCTGGATGCGCTGGGATTGCGGCGCGGCGACCGCGTGCTGGCGGTATTGCAGAACCGCTTCGAGATGGCGACGCTGCATTGGGCATGCCAGTTCAAGGGCATCGTCGTCACGCCGCTGAACTGGCGCGCGAAACCCGACGAGGTCGAGTATTGCGCGCGCGATGCGCAGGTGCGCGCGGTGTTCTACGAACCGGTCAGCGCCGAATCCGTGCTGGGCAGCCCGGCCGCCGCCAGCCTGCCCAAAGTGGCGGCCGGCGGAGCCCCGGGCGCCCTGGTCACCTTCGAGGCGCTGCTTGCCGCGCATGCGGGCGCGGCGCTGGTGCCGCAGGCGCAGGCGGACGATTTCTCGCTGATGTTGTACACGTCCGGTACGACCGGCAAGCCCAAGGGCGTGCCGCGCCGCCACCGCCACGAGCGCGCCGCCGCGCTGGCGCATGTCGCGCAGAACCTGTATCGGCGCGGCGAACGCACGCTGGGCGTGATGCCGCTGTACCACACCATGGGGGTGCGTTCGCTGCTGTCGATGGCGATGGTGGACGGCCTGTTCGCCTGCCTGCCGAAATTCGATACCGGGCTGGCGCTGGCGGCAATCGCCGAACACCGGTTGACCTGCCTGTACCTGGTGCCGACGCTGTACCACGATATGCTGGCGCATCGCGAACGGCATGGCGGCGACGTATCGTCGGTGACCAAGCTGGGCTTTGCCGGGGCGCCCATGCACGACGCCCTGTTGCAGCGCCTGAAGGCGGTCTTCGCGCCCGAGCTGTTCGTCAACCACTACGGGTCTTCGGAGGTTTACACCTGCGCCGTGGATCCCGACGCGTCGCGCAAGCCGGGCAGCGCGGGCAGGGCGGGCATCAACACGCGCCTGCGCGTCATGCGGCTGGGCGCATCGTCGCCCGACGCCATCGCGCCGCGCGGCGAAGAAGGCGAAATCATCGCCGACCTGATGGGCGACGAAGCCTTCGAAGGCTATTGGAACCGCCCGGATGCCAATGCCAAGTCCATGCTGGACGGGTGGTATCGCACCGGAGACACCGGCTACATCGACGAGGACGGCGATCTGTTCGTGACCGGCCGGGTCGACGACATGATCATCAGCGGCGGCGAAAACATATCGCCGGTGGATATCGAATCGGTCCTGTCCCTGCACCCGGCGGTGGACGAAGTGGCGGTCGCCGGGCTGCCCGACGAACGCTGGGGCCAGCGCGTCGTGGCGTTCGTCAAGCGGCATGCGCCGGTGGACGAGGCGGCGCTGGATGCCCACTGCCGGCAATCCGACCTGCTGAATTTCAAGCGCCCGCGCGAGTACGTCTTTGTGCAGGCCATACCCAAATCGCCGGTGGGCAAGGTGCTGCGGCGCAAGCTGATCGCCGGCGAGTACGACGCGGATCGTGCCGCGGCGGCCGGGCCGTCCGCATCCGCGGAACCGTCCGCCGCGTCCGCGCCCGCCGGCGGCAAGTCCGCCTGA
- a CDS encoding UbiD family decarboxylase: MTTSTPATPYTDLRAWLNNLAATGRMAVIRDGAALEHEVAAIAKRLDGRQAAYFKQPGGHPMPVVSGFMSRRAWIAEAMGVPESGLLAAYRRAAEAPLPCEEVPAGQAACQQVVHRDPDVRALLPVPTHSEHDNGPYITAGMVIARNPVTGVQNVSINRIQVHAGDRMAILLLPRHLHAFYKEAEKRGQDLSVAIVIGADPLTLLASQAIMPIDHDELEIAGALQGRPLPVARCMTSDIHVPADAEIVIEGRILHDVREAEGPFGEFPRYYSAREQREVIAVDLVTHRRDPVFHTIVPAEMEHLLLGSIPREATLLAHLQRSFPGVSDVHLSIGGVGRYHLFVRLRKTHEGQPKNVILCAFGAHYDIKQVVVVDEDVEVHDPRQVEWAVATRFQADRDLVVISGAQGSVLDPSTTVAAGAGADTVPAHLQGISAKMGLDATRPVSYHEHVFTKVRIPGEEEIDLGSWIETDAGVDFNAVSDR, translated from the coding sequence ATGACAACTTCCACCCCGGCTACGCCCTACACCGACCTGCGCGCGTGGCTGAACAACCTGGCCGCCACCGGGCGCATGGCCGTCATCCGCGACGGCGCCGCGCTGGAGCACGAGGTGGCGGCCATCGCCAAAAGACTGGACGGCCGGCAGGCTGCCTATTTCAAGCAGCCGGGCGGCCATCCGATGCCGGTGGTGTCCGGCTTCATGTCGCGCCGCGCGTGGATCGCCGAGGCCATGGGCGTGCCGGAATCCGGCCTGCTGGCGGCCTACCGCCGCGCGGCCGAGGCGCCGCTGCCCTGTGAAGAAGTGCCGGCGGGGCAGGCGGCCTGCCAGCAGGTCGTGCATCGCGACCCCGATGTGCGCGCCCTGCTGCCCGTGCCCACGCACAGCGAACACGACAACGGCCCCTACATCACGGCCGGCATGGTCATCGCGCGCAATCCCGTGACGGGCGTGCAGAACGTCTCGATCAACCGCATCCAGGTGCATGCGGGCGACCGCATGGCTATCCTGCTGCTGCCGCGGCATTTGCATGCCTTCTACAAAGAGGCCGAAAAGCGCGGCCAGGATCTGTCGGTGGCCATCGTCATCGGCGCCGATCCACTGACGCTGCTGGCCTCGCAGGCCATTATGCCGATCGACCACGACGAGCTGGAAATCGCGGGCGCGCTGCAGGGGCGTCCCCTGCCGGTCGCGCGTTGCATGACCAGCGATATCCACGTTCCCGCCGACGCCGAGATCGTCATCGAAGGCCGCATCCTGCACGACGTGCGCGAAGCGGAAGGGCCGTTCGGCGAGTTCCCCCGCTATTACAGCGCGCGCGAACAGCGCGAAGTGATCGCGGTGGACCTGGTCACCCACCGCCGCGATCCGGTATTCCACACTATTGTTCCCGCCGAGATGGAACACCTGCTGCTGGGGTCCATCCCGCGCGAAGCGACGCTGCTGGCGCACCTGCAGCGCAGTTTCCCCGGCGTGTCCGACGTGCACCTGTCGATCGGCGGGGTGGGGCGCTATCACCTGTTCGTGCGCTTGCGCAAAACGCATGAGGGCCAGCCCAAGAACGTCATCCTGTGCGCCTTCGGCGCGCACTACGACATCAAGCAGGTCGTGGTGGTGGACGAGGACGTGGAGGTACACGATCCGCGGCAGGTGGAGTGGGCCGTGGCCACGCGCTTCCAGGCCGACCGCGATCTGGTGGTCATATCGGGCGCGCAGGGTTCGGTCCTGGACCCGTCGACCACGGTGGCCGCCGGCGCGGGCGCCGATACCGTGCCCGCCCATTTGCAGGGCATCAGCGCCAAGATGGGACTGGATGCCACCCGTCCCGTGTCCTACCACGAACACGTGTTCACCAAGGTCCGGATTCCCGGCGAGGAAGAGATCGATCTGGGATCCTGGATCGAGACGGATGCCGGCGTGGACTTCAATGCGGTGTCCGATCGATGA